The genomic region TCCAACGTTCCTGAAGCGATGGCCGATGTGTATCTACCAGAGGTAGAACGCCCAGGAACGGCAGCGAACGTGGTGCAGAACGTTCCAACAGGAACGGACGAATCAACCCGCTGGGATGCGGTTGTTGACGCATGGTTCGCCGTCCATCCAGAAGCATTGTTCGGACCGGCAAAGGGAATCTCCGACCTTGCCCGTGCGATGTGTGCGGACAATGAAGGCGGCAGCACGGACAATTACGAAGCGTACAAAGGCCGTGCGCATCCGCTGTTTCATGCGTTCCGAGAGAATATCAGACTTCCATCCGGCGACCGTCTTGGCACCGACATCGCCGCCGAGGTGACAGCGTGATAGACATCCTCCGCTGCACTTGACACCCTCTCCGGTTACATCCGCCACGGTAGATTGCACCGGTTCACGTTCAGAGCCGCCACCGGCGCCCAGGTGGAACGCATCCTGCGCAGCTACGGCGTGCCGCAATACGGGCGTGGTATCCTGCGCAATGGCGACCGAACGTTTCTAGTCCCCGCAAGACAAGCAGCCTGGGCAGAGTATCTGCTCATCCGCTCCGACATCCCGCTGACATCCCGCCGCATCAATCGACGCCACAAGGCCGGCGCCATGCCGCAAGCCTGGGGAGTCGGCGTGCGACATCCGTCGTTTGTGGCACGGATTGCGAAGTGGATGGGAGTCTAACGGCGTGGGAGTTGACTCCTATGCCGCGCTTTTTTGTTTGTTTGGTATAGAACATAACTTCTATATTGACAACGGACAATATCAATGATAGAATAGAGACATGATGAATATCCGAACGGCTGACAGAAGTGAAGTTGAGAAGTTTCAACTGTATAGCTCCGACAATGCCGGTGAGGAATTCATCGTTGTCGAGCAGAACGCCGAGATCGTCGGCTACGCTCAATTCAACAGTGGCCGTGAAGATGCGCAAATCTTCTTCATGGAAAGCAACGCCACGGGTGCAGGTCGGGCAATGATTGAATGGTTCCAATCCGAGTTTGTGGAAGTCGGCGCCATGAACGCAGTCGAAACCGCCCGCAGCTTCTACGCCAAGTTTGGCTTTAATGATGTCCGCAGCAATGGCTGGGCTGGACAAGTCGATATGTTCTGGTACGCGGAGGAATGATGGCTAAAGAAGAAAAGAAGGACGAAGGCAAGGGGAAAAATATCGTTGATCTCTTGCAGAATTTTGTGTCCGACGTGAAGAAGGAACAGGCCAAGCAAGAGAAGAAAGAGGAGGCCAAAAAAAAGTGAACATTCTTTCCACCGCCGAAGCTCTCGAGTCGCTGAATAAGCGGCTTCAAAAGCCCATCACCCGCCAACTGTTTGCGCAGTCCATCGCCCCGGTCCTGGTGGCGACCGGCTACGCTCGCAAGATCGGGCGCGATCTGGCGATTGACGGCGACGCGTGGTCGGGCTGGTGGGTGGGCTACTTGGCGCTGCGCGAGCGCAAGATAGCCGACGGCACATGGACGGCCAGCGCGCGTACTCAGCAAATGAAGCGGAGGATTATCGTGATGGAATTTACGACGAGGATTGAACGCCACCCGGCAGGCAGATGCCGGGAAGGAATGAGAAGATGAGAGGCCAAGAAGTGAAAATGTCCGCCACTGTGACAGTAGCGGATGTGTGGGAAGAAGGAGACCGTGTTGGTGAGGTCGTCACCAACACGACGACCGGAGAAGAAATTTTCGTAGCGGAAGAAGAGGCCGCAGCGCCGATTCGTCACGACGCCTGGTATCAGGCGGCTCGCGCGGGATGGATCACCGGATGGACTGGTGTTATCCAGAGCAGGGAGTAGCCCCCCCCGCCGCCCAACCGCATACACTCCACCCAAGACCGGCTCCAACCGGTCTTTTTATTTCACCAGCCAAGGCCGCCACGCCCGCCACACATCCACAACCTGCTCAGCCGTCACGGTCCCCGATAGCAGCGCCAGTGTAGCCGTGCCACGCCCGTTGTGCATACCAAACGCATCCAGTATCGTCGCTGAATAGGTTTTGACGGTAGGCATTGACAGTCCCATCGCAGCGCCAACCTCAGCCAGTGACAGTCCCGCCGTGATGAGGATGAGCGCCTGGGTTTCGCGTTCGGTCAATCGAGACAGCGGCGGAGCGCACACCGTAACTGGGGTGACAATCACATCGACTGTATTTCGTTGCCGTTGCGATGCTCGATGCGGAACGTCCGCTTGACCGCTATTGCCCACCACGCCCACCCCAGGCTTGCGGCGCCAAGTTCCACGACCGTCAACGGCCAGATGAGCATCTCTCTCGTAATCCAGTTCATGTCCCGAATCGAAACGGCCAGCAGCAGCAGCCACAAGGCGAACAGAGAGAGCGCAGCGATTGCGAGCGGCGCATGGGTCACTCGGACGTATTGACCCCGCACTACCCATAGCGTAGACATCCCCACGGTGATAAGCGCAAACAGGCTCAAATGAGCCACAAGGCGAAATAGTGTAGAGTCCATGCTACCCCCCGCGAAACAACAGAATCAGAATCAGGATCAATATCGCAGCGTTGGCGATTGACCATGCTGCTATCGTGTGCAGATTGACGCCAATCCTTGAGTCTGTCTCGTTGTGTTCTCTGGCGTGTAGCACGTTTTCTAGTTCACCAAGCCTACGGAGGACGTAGGATAGCTCGTCGACTCGACCCGACACCTCGTTTAGCTCACGTTCCGACACCCGTCGCTTCCCGTCCGTAGCGTACTTGTCACCCTCTGCCGCCTCGCTCAGCACGTTGTATTGCGCCTGCAATTGCGCCAACTCTCGGTGCAGAAACGGTAGGTTTTGAGGGTCTAAGGTCACAAGGTCCGCCCACGAACAATTGTAATCGGCGCACGTTTATCTACCGTTTATGCGCCGCTCTGCGCTGCTTCAAGCGCCGCTACCCGTTCCGCCAGATTCGACACGGCCATCAGCAGGTCGCCGACGACCGTAATAACCGATAGCGACTTCCCGGCTGGATGCTCCGCGTCCCGGTCCATGCCATAGCGCGGCGCATAGTCCACCACCACGCCGGAGAACTCCTCCCCGTTGAACGACCCCGATTTGTAGGTGAATCGCCGCACCGCCTCCGCACCGGCCCGCACCGCTGCCAGCACGTCGTCAATCGCTATCGGCTCGCCTGCGATGTCCTTGCTGTCCAGGCTGGATGTCTGTGCGCCAACGACGGTCCCCGCGGTATCGTTAGCGTTTACCGGTAGATTGACATCTATGCGCAGCACGCCGGAATCATCCGGCCAAATCCAGTATGTTTGCCCGCCCTTGTCGCGCAAGCCCAAAGTTCCCGCCGCCGGCGTCGATGCGTTTGTGTTTCTATCGGCGAGAATGCGCCCGCCCGCCAACGCGCCATTGTCGAATGGCGACATGGTTAGCTGGCTTACATTCGACAGAACCTCCAGTCTCATCCGCTCCTGGCCAGCGTAGGAGGCCGACAGGACAGCGACCGATGTCGATGCGGGCGCACCAAGTGCCAACGCCTTCTGCGTCGTT from Hyphomicrobiales bacterium harbors:
- a CDS encoding GNAT family N-acetyltransferase — encoded protein: MMNIRTADRSEVEKFQLYSSDNAGEEFIVVEQNAEIVGYAQFNSGREDAQIFFMESNATGAGRAMIEWFQSEFVEVGAMNAVETARSFYAKFGFNDVRSNGWAGQVDMFWYAEE
- a CDS encoding response regulator transcription factor — translated: MTERETQALILITAGLSLAEVGAAMGLSMPTVKTYSATILDAFGMHNGRGTATLALLSGTVTAEQVVDVWRAWRPWLVK